In Cicer arietinum cultivar CDC Frontier isolate Library 1 chromosome 1, Cicar.CDCFrontier_v2.0, whole genome shotgun sequence, one DNA window encodes the following:
- the LOC101508911 gene encoding protein SMALL AUXIN UP-REGULATED RNA 51-like produces MEYGGGSKVTGIRQIVRLKEILQKWQSVTIGTKTPNLKPEDETDDSRSPIINKRIARIVSCDSDEESCQTPEPPPDVPKGYLAVYVGPELRRFIIPTTYLSHSLFKMLLEKAAEEFGFDQSGGLTIPCEIETFKYLLNCIENQEEKEQHHDNLSDKSETLEE; encoded by the exons ATGGAATACGGTGGAGGCTCAAAAGTAACAGGGATTAGGCAAATTGTGAGACTAAAAGAAATACTTCAAAAGTGGCAAAGTGTGACAATAGGCACAAAAACTCCAAACCTTAAACCCGAAGATGAAACTGACGATAGCAGATCGCCGATAATCAACAAAAGGATAGCGCGTATCGTAAGTTGTGACTCCGATGAAGAAAGCTGTCAAACTCCAGAACCACCACCTGATGTGCCAAAAGGTTACTTGGCTGTCTATGTTGGACCGGAGCTTAGACGGTTCATAATCCCAACTACCTACCTTAGCCATTCTTTGTTCAAAATGTTGCTGGAAAAGGCTGCTGaggaatttggatttgatcAGAGCGGCGGGCTCACGATACCGTGCGAGATTGAGACTTTTAAATACCTTCTCAATTGCATAGAGAATCAGGAGGAGAAAGAACAACATCATGACAACTTAT CTGACAAATCAGAAACCTTGGAAGAGTAA